A region from the Nesterenkonia lacusekhoensis genome encodes:
- the glpK gene encoding glycerol kinase GlpK: MTHPTPDTKRPTEKQYVMAIDQGTTSTRAVIFDHSGTPVGSAQREHEQIFPQAGWVEHDAMEIWRNTRDMISLALSDASVNRHSLVGVGITNQRETTVVWDRHTGVPVYNAVVWQDTRTQAICDELAGDAGAERFKDRTGLPLATYFAGPKIRWILDNVEGARERAENGDLLFGTMDTWVVWNLTGGTDGGVHVTDVTNASRTLLMNIDTLDWNEEICAEIGVPTSMLPEIRTSSEIYGYGSRESLLIDTPIAGMLGDQHAATFGQACFEPGQGKNTYGTGNFMLMNTGEDIVRSENGLLTTVAYQLSGQKPIYALEGSIAVTGSLIQWLRDNLGLIRDAAESETKAKKVEDNGGAYIVPAFSGLFAPYWRPDARGVIVGLTRYVNQNHLCRAALESVAYQSAEVVHAMTSDASDELTELKVDGGMVVNETLMQFQADVLGVEVVRPKIIETTALGAAYAAGLAVGYWESTEEVAANWAEDVRWTPQIDDAERRRLLHQWSKAVEKSFDWVDES; encoded by the coding sequence GCACGAGCAGATCTTCCCGCAGGCCGGGTGGGTGGAGCATGACGCGATGGAGATCTGGCGCAACACCCGCGACATGATCAGCCTGGCGCTCTCCGACGCCTCGGTGAACAGGCATTCCCTGGTCGGGGTGGGCATCACCAACCAGCGTGAGACCACAGTGGTCTGGGATCGCCATACCGGCGTGCCCGTCTACAACGCTGTCGTCTGGCAGGACACGCGTACCCAGGCGATCTGTGATGAGCTCGCCGGCGACGCCGGTGCCGAGCGGTTCAAGGACCGCACTGGGCTGCCGCTGGCCACCTACTTCGCCGGCCCGAAGATCCGGTGGATCCTCGACAACGTCGAGGGCGCCCGGGAGCGTGCGGAGAACGGGGACCTGCTCTTCGGGACCATGGACACCTGGGTGGTATGGAACCTGACCGGAGGGACCGACGGCGGCGTCCACGTCACCGATGTCACCAACGCCTCCCGCACACTGCTGATGAACATCGACACCCTGGACTGGAACGAAGAGATCTGCGCAGAGATCGGGGTGCCGACGAGCATGCTCCCCGAGATCCGGACCTCCTCGGAGATCTATGGCTACGGCAGTCGGGAGTCCCTGCTGATCGACACGCCCATCGCCGGCATGTTGGGAGACCAGCATGCGGCCACGTTCGGGCAGGCCTGCTTCGAGCCCGGCCAGGGCAAGAACACCTACGGCACGGGCAACTTCATGCTGATGAACACCGGCGAGGACATCGTCCGCTCAGAGAACGGGCTGCTGACCACAGTCGCCTATCAGCTCTCCGGCCAGAAGCCGATCTACGCGCTGGAGGGCTCCATCGCGGTGACAGGGTCGCTGATCCAGTGGCTGCGCGACAATCTGGGGCTGATCCGTGATGCCGCCGAATCTGAGACCAAGGCCAAGAAGGTCGAGGACAACGGTGGTGCCTACATCGTCCCGGCCTTCTCCGGCCTCTTCGCCCCGTATTGGCGTCCTGATGCTCGTGGCGTGATCGTGGGCCTGACCCGGTATGTGAACCAGAACCACCTCTGTCGGGCGGCGCTGGAGTCGGTGGCGTATCAGTCCGCCGAGGTGGTCCACGCCATGACGTCAGACGCCTCTGATGAGCTCACCGAGCTCAAGGTCGACGGCGGCATGGTGGTCAACGAGACGCTGATGCAGTTCCAAGCGGATGTGCTCGGCGTCGAGGTGGTCCGGCCGAAGATCATCGAGACCACTGCTCTGGGCGCGGCCTATGCCGCCGGGCTGGCTGTGGGGTACTGGGAGTCCACTGAGGAGGTCGCAGCCAACTGGGCTGAGGACGTCCGGTGGACTCCTCAGATCGATGATGCCGAACGCCGGCGGCTGCTGCATCAGTGGTCCAAAGCCGTGGAGAAGTCCTTCGACTGGGTCGACGAGAGCTGA
- a CDS encoding FAD-dependent oxidoreductase, whose protein sequence is MSQSVSLREGQAAQAHGGTPHVVIIGFGPVASRLAEELLPEVRSGALRLTIIGREDRAAYQRIRIGDVSVGRVEPEDLVMNDIASLQAKGAEILLGVEVTALDAAAHTLVLTDRVLSYTKLVLATGAEPILPRMSVELRRGGRIDSELRPTGYPEGVIALRDMEDALRIRRALERREPVVVLGGGVLGVEAALAVAEVGLPVTLLHRGNVPMGRQIDAEAGMLLRRELMRAGVDVRSACDVTTVISEDGELTAVRTSLGEKLPASLLVTCTGVRPRDELASAAGLPVKWGIVTGGDARSTGTREGHADVFAVGDCAAVDGRDPSGLIAPGWLQAEAAAASLRQDLGLVPPPERDASGALVEFGTGTGTAVDAAASADACGGAAESAESAEAQSCGLDVVLMKSKTLNVACAGDTSQDPWSIDPWDSTAPTVSTWSDPKHGQYLRIVTEPASSGDASAGERLVGFVSVGMPRSAAELAMHASRGTLPAADRTALLAAEHATQEAELGPEDVLCRCAGTTAGMVQEAAETCCRTVEQVSAETRAGTGCGTCHKSIEKILATTGVTAAS, encoded by the coding sequence GTGATCATCGGCTTCGGCCCGGTGGCCTCCCGGCTGGCAGAGGAGCTGCTGCCGGAGGTCCGTTCTGGGGCGCTGCGGTTGACGATCATCGGCCGGGAGGATCGGGCGGCCTACCAGCGCATCCGCATCGGGGACGTCTCGGTGGGAAGGGTCGAACCCGAAGACCTGGTCATGAACGACATCGCTTCCCTGCAGGCCAAAGGCGCCGAGATCCTGCTCGGAGTGGAGGTCACCGCCCTCGACGCTGCGGCCCATACCCTCGTGCTGACCGATCGTGTGCTGAGCTACACCAAGCTGGTGCTGGCCACCGGGGCTGAACCGATCCTGCCGCGGATGTCGGTGGAGCTGCGCCGCGGTGGACGCATCGACTCGGAGCTGCGGCCCACGGGATACCCAGAGGGTGTCATCGCGCTGCGAGACATGGAGGACGCACTGCGCATCCGCCGCGCGCTGGAGAGGCGGGAGCCCGTTGTGGTGCTCGGCGGCGGCGTCCTGGGCGTGGAGGCCGCGCTCGCCGTCGCGGAGGTGGGTCTGCCGGTGACCTTGCTGCACCGCGGCAACGTGCCCATGGGGCGCCAGATCGACGCCGAGGCCGGGATGCTGCTGCGCCGTGAGCTCATGCGGGCCGGAGTGGATGTGCGCTCGGCCTGTGACGTGACGACGGTGATCTCTGAGGACGGAGAGCTCACGGCGGTGCGCACGTCGCTGGGGGAGAAGCTGCCGGCGTCGCTGCTGGTGACCTGCACCGGGGTCAGGCCTCGCGACGAGCTGGCCTCGGCGGCAGGGCTTCCGGTGAAGTGGGGGATCGTCACCGGAGGCGACGCCCGCAGCACCGGAACCAGGGAAGGCCACGCGGATGTATTCGCCGTCGGGGACTGCGCGGCGGTGGACGGGCGAGACCCCTCCGGGCTGATCGCACCGGGCTGGCTGCAGGCTGAGGCGGCGGCCGCCTCACTGCGCCAGGACCTGGGGCTGGTGCCGCCGCCGGAGCGGGACGCCTCCGGAGCACTGGTGGAGTTCGGCACCGGCACCGGCACCGCCGTCGACGCCGCCGCCTCAGCCGACGCCTGCGGCGGAGCCGCAGAGTCGGCTGAGTCGGCGGAGGCGCAGTCCTGCGGCCTGGACGTGGTGCTGATGAAGTCGAAGACGCTCAACGTCGCCTGCGCCGGCGACACCTCTCAGGACCCGTGGAGCATCGACCCCTGGGACTCAACCGCCCCGACGGTCTCCACCTGGTCGGATCCCAAGCACGGGCAGTATCTGCGGATCGTGACTGAACCGGCCAGCTCCGGGGACGCCTCGGCGGGGGAGCGGCTGGTGGGTTTCGTCTCCGTGGGGATGCCGCGATCGGCCGCCGAACTGGCCATGCACGCCTCCCGGGGGACCCTCCCCGCGGCGGACAGGACAGCGCTGCTGGCGGCCGAACACGCCACTCAAGAGGCTGAGCTGGGGCCGGAGGATGTGCTGTGCCGCTGCGCCGGGACGACCGCCGGCATGGTGCAGGAGGCCGCCGAGACCTGCTGCCGGACGGTGGAGCAGGTCAGCGCGGAGACCCGTGCTGGAACCGGCTGCGGCACCTGTCACAAGAGCATCGAGAAGATCCTCGCCACCACAGGAGTCACCGCCGCCAGTTGA